The Gadus morhua chromosome 18, gadMor3.0, whole genome shotgun sequence DNA segment ATGGATTAATGGAGAACCTATGTGTGGATACAGAACCAATATATCTTTACATAATGTACAGCTTTTCTATACATACTTGCATACTGCATATATGAATATTGAATACCTTTTGCCATCTATTGTATTTGTTAATCTACATAATTCAACCCAACAAATTTGTTTGACATAGTAGCATTTGTTTTAAAGTTGTTGTTGGTAAAGAAGAATATTTGTGCTTCTTTAAAATAGTCAGGCTCCAGACTTACTCGAGTGATGGCTGTATGACGTTTTATAGACTATGAAATCTGGAGATTGTCACACGTTTGTGTTGAAATCCTCCAACTTCACTCTAGGGAGGGTTATTTCAGCCAGACATTTCGCCTTCTCTTCCCTCTACCTTAAAACTTGTCACACATTTCTAAGTGGACTACTGCCCAAGTCTTGGTAGACTCTGCATGTTGTAGTCATCATTAATCACTTGAAGCCTCTCTAAGAACAAGTTGTGACCTCTTCCTCACAGCCGCTGAGGGGCGTGGTAGTCCTGAAACAGGCAATAGACAAAATGCAGATGAACACAAACCAACTTACCTCCGTCCACGCTGACCTGTGCCAGGTACGTTGACAACACTGTGTTCAATGCCACtatgatatttttttattatgctAAAAATGCTATCTATTTTTCTTCTATTATGTTTATATtgcccttcttttttttaagttccTCTCAATGGCCTACTTAGAAGAACTGAAATTGTTTTTGATGCCTATTTTTGTGTCCTTACACAAACGAAACGGCACAAATGTTTCTATGATCTGCTAAAGGACCTCTGAGatttgtttgagtttgtgtgcgagaaaataaataaatgttgatGATTTCAGTCTATGTTCACCTAAATCTCAGCTCGTCGGCCATCGAGACTTATGCTATGTATCTCAAGTGTGTTATTTTGGACTATTAAAATGCTAACATATTCCCTATCTATGTGTCTCTGAAGCTGTGCTTGTTGGCAAAGTGTTTCAAGCCTGTGCTCCCCTTCCTGGAGCTGGACATGATGGACATCTGCAAGGAGAACGGGGCCTACGACGCAAAGCACTTTCTATGTTACTACTACTACGGTGGCATGATCTACACAGGGCTGAAAAACTTTGAAAGAGCACTGTATTTTTATGAACAGGTACCCATCTCTTTTGGACGTTCACTCTATATACCTGCCTGTAAACTTTTATCCCAAAACGTTTTTTCTGTAGACTGTGGTGGAACAAAATGCACGCTGCAACAAAGTCAACTTTGCTAACGTAGCCGTGGCTACTTTTCCTCATTCAGAAGAATATAAACCAAAAGAAGCAGTTTCAACTCTGCTCTTAAAAGAAAGTCATGCGAAACAATGGCGTGTTAATTATGTACAGAATGTTTAGGTCCAGCCACCACAAGGCTTTTTGAAGTTGCAGACACAGAATCATTTGCGGTATCTCCAACGACCctaattgttgttttttgcacaCGTATTATGTCCTTGTAGTGTTTGTCTCATCCGTTTTGCGACTCTCCCCTACCTCCCGTCCAGGCGATTACCACTCCCGCCATGGCTGTCAGCCATATCATGCTGGAGGCTTACAAGAAGTACATCCTGGTCTCCCTCATCCTGCATGGGAAAGTACAGCAGCTCCCCAAATACACCTCTCAGATCGTCGGCCGGTTCATCAAGGTGTGTACGGATTGATGGACGAAGAATAGATGGATTCATCATTTAGATTTATCAATTGATTCGTTTTTTCAGTTATTGCATGATTtagatgttgttgttttatatACGTTTATAAAACTATATGTTGTGTCATTGTGACTGTGAACATATAAGGGCTCTAGTCAACCGAAGCTAATCTTGGTTGACTGAAATTCTACTCTGTTTTGGAGGTACTGTTTGGAGTAAGTTAGGGGGTTTCAGATCCACTCTTGGTCCAACTCAGTTATGACGCAGCCCTTAATATATAAAGCGGGTTGCAGAACAGAAACCCGCTTTATATTGTGTTCTAGAAAGACGACGCAGGTCGGAAGGTTTGATTCTAGGTCTTGTTGTGTTTAATATAATAAGTCCCAATGGAGGCTGCTGGGAGCCAAGGCGCCCCTGGGACGTTCACAATTGGTGTGTTCTCAATTTCTTTGTAGCCAGCCATTTTTTTTGCCAGATTAAGAATCCATCTTTCTCATCCCTTACGTTGTTGGGTTGGATTTCCAATATAGACAGGAATACATGTTCATAAATCAGGACTTACTCAAGAACCAAAATTGGACATCAACAAAAATaggttgaaaaaaaaatccaataacCTGACCAATCAAAGGTGGATGTGCTTTAATTCATGTGGATCTCCTAAAGCCTCCCTGCCCTCTGTGTCCTAGCCTCTGAGCAACGCGTACCACGAGCTAGCCCAGGTCTACGCCACCAACAACCCCGCAGAGCTGCGGAATCTGGTCAGCAAACACGGCGAGACGTTCACCAGAGACAACAACACGGGCCTGGTCAAACAGTGCCTCTCCTCCGTCTACAAGAAGAACATCCAGAGGCTTACCAAGGTGTTTGTCTTGTTATTGAATACCTGGGATTTTGCTTTTGTGCCCAAATATGTCCTCGCCTGGAGACCATCCTGACCACGTGAGCTTGACTTGTGTTTCGCTACACGAATAGGTCTGGACCTCTAGCCGTCTACATCGATATCCAGAACTAATGATGAAATCGGGGGCCAATCAGGCAGGGACTCTGGCAGGCCGCCGCTGGCAAAACAGTAATGGCGTCTCTCACAGCCATAAGTGCAGTTATTGCAGAAATTGACTTGATTCATTCAACTATTGAACAAGAACCAAAGTATGTACTAGAAGAGTTTCTCGGTGGAAAATACCTTTTCGCCATTCAGAACAGCACACCTTGATGGTGTCCCATGTTTTGTTATTCTGTGGGCGCCTAGAGTTCAAGACTGAAACGAGTAATCTGAGAATTTGAGGTCAGGTGTGCAGGATGGTCTCCTGGCTACATTCTGCTTAATATACTCGTGAATTTGAAACCAAAAAGATAAGCAACATTCTTTGGGGTTCTTCTATCTGCTATCCGCAGACCTTCCTGACGCTGTCCTTGCAAGACATGGCGAGTCGAGTGCAGCTGTCAGGTCCCCAGGAGGCAGAGAAATACGTCTTGCACATGGTGAGTAGAGCACTTATGTAACACACATTTACTACACATCTCGTACGTATTGACATAATTTTAATGCAATAACatagggctgtgcaattaatcgCATTTCGATCGCGATATCGATTTTggggtcaaacgatctccaaactcgtataatcgagttgaaacgattaatttgacatttttcgttttacagtaggcctagaGAGTTTATGAAAGAGACGCGCATGCGAAAGCATTCAACGCGGCGAGAGGGAGTACAATCTAACAGGCGTGCTGCATCAGGAAGTATGCCGttggcaggaggcgggacatgcCAGTGAACCACCAATCAGCAGCATCGACTGTTGACAGACATGTTGGAGTAGACCTACCGTGTGGAATATTAAAGTTTCAGTAACGTTACAGTTTGATGAACGATAACAAGCTCCTATAGCAGACTTTAACTAAGAGTTCTTTAAGGCAGAACTGACAAGTACATCTTGTATATGTATTTCTGTTTAACAACAATATGATTTTTATTAGCCATGCATTTGTTATGGCTTTGTGACTTTTAACTTTGCTATGGAGAAATGCTGGGACCTCTAGACATTAAATAGGGAATGTATTATTTCAGTCGAGTCATTCGTCAGTGCATTTGGCTGAATATATTGTAttcatgaaatgttttataaaaatcAAATGTTAGATTCAGAATGTTGTGGCAGACAGTACACTTACACAcgaaaaaggttttattttggaTACTTACACGTGTTTCTATGTCATAAttgattgtgtcaataaatgcatgttttcaaactcaaaaataatcgtttgaataatcgtgatatcaatattgaccaaaataatcgtgattatgatttttcccataatcgagcagccctacaaTAACATCTGAAGGGCATAAACACAATTCATACACTACACAAGCAATGCTTTTTACAGTATATAAATCAGGTTGGGTACTGTCTACTACTAGTAGTATTTACTTATGTTTACCAGTACACACTTGAATATTCTCTTGAATTTCCTTTCTGGGATAAATAATTTATCGTCCTATAGTTTACTAGTGTAGAACAGT contains these protein-coding regions:
- the cops3 gene encoding COP9 signalosome complex subunit 3 isoform X1, producing MASALEQFVNNVRQLSAQGQMTQLCELINKSGELLAKNLSHLDTVLGALDIQDHSLGVLAVLFVKFSMPNIPDFETLFSQVQLFISTCNGEHVRYATDTFAGLCHQLTNALVERKQPLRGVVVLKQAIDKMQMNTNQLTSVHADLCQLCLLAKCFKPVLPFLELDMMDICKENGAYDAKHFLCYYYYGGMIYTGLKNFERALYFYEQAITTPAMAVSHIMLEAYKKYILVSLILHGKVQQLPKYTSQIVGRFIKPLSNAYHELAQVYATNNPAELRNLVSKHGETFTRDNNTGLVKQCLSSVYKKNIQRLTKTFLTLSLQDMASRVQLSGPQEAEKYVLHMIEDGEIYASINQKDGMVCFHDNPEKYNNPAMLHKIDQEMLKCIELDEKLKSMDQEITVNPQFVQKSMGSQEDDVGSKTSSYS
- the cops3 gene encoding COP9 signalosome complex subunit 3 isoform X2, whose protein sequence is MTQLCELINKSGELLAKNLSHLDTVLGALDIQDHSLGVLAVLFVKFSMPNIPDFETLFSQVQLFISTCNGEHVRYATDTFAGLCHQLTNALVERKQPLRGVVVLKQAIDKMQMNTNQLTSVHADLCQLCLLAKCFKPVLPFLELDMMDICKENGAYDAKHFLCYYYYGGMIYTGLKNFERALYFYEQAITTPAMAVSHIMLEAYKKYILVSLILHGKVQQLPKYTSQIVGRFIKPLSNAYHELAQVYATNNPAELRNLVSKHGETFTRDNNTGLVKQCLSSVYKKNIQRLTKTFLTLSLQDMASRVQLSGPQEAEKYVLHMIEDGEIYASINQKDGMVCFHDNPEKYNNPAMLHKIDQEMLKCIELDEKLKSMDQEITVNPQFVQKSMGSQEDDVGSKTSSYS
- the cops3 gene encoding COP9 signalosome complex subunit 3 isoform X3; the encoded protein is MASALEQFVNNVRQLSAQGQMTQLCELINKSGELLAKNLSHLDTVLGALDIQDHSLGVLAVLFVKFSMPNIPDFETLFSQVQLFISTCNGEHVRYATDTFAGLCHQLTNALVERKQPLRGVVVLKQAIDKMQMNTNQLTSVHADLCQLCLLAKCFKPVLPFLELDMMDICKENGAYDAKHFLCYYYYGGMIYTGLKNFERALYFYEQAITTPAMAVSHIMLEAYKKYILVSLILHGKVQQLPKYTSQIVGRFIKPLSNAYHELAQVYATNNPAELRNLVSKHGETFTRDNNTGLVKQCLSSVYKKNIQRLTKTFLTLSLQDMASRVQLSGPQEAEKYVLHM